DNA from Caldilineales bacterium:
TCGATGCTCACCTTCAAGATGTTCTATCTAGCGACTACCCCTGGCTAAGGGGGGTCTACAAGAAAACATCTGGCTATGTTCATCTTTCCGAGGAGCACTTTTTCAATACAGTTCGGGCCAGTGAGAGCGGTCAAGAAGGAGCAATCGAAGCCTACATCGGTCCGGACGACAAATTGGTCAGCAATGCGATTTATCAAGAAGCGCTCGAAGATATGATCCTCGTCACGCATTCACTGTTGACTTATCTCTCTGACTGGGCAACAGGCAAGGGCAAACCATGATGCTGCAGGTGTTGTATGCTAGGAATATCCACGCCGCCGCTAGGAGCGGGCCTAACACGCGCATCCACCCGCCTCGCCTCCGCTGCGCTCTGGCGAGCGGGTAATGCGCACCGTTAGTTCGAAGTGACGTCAAGGAAACCCAAGAAAGCGAATTCCGCCATGGAAAGAAAATCGCTGAACCAAGGCCTAGGCGCCGCGAAGGTGGCCAAGCAGGACGAGTTCTATACCCAGTACGTAGATATTCAGAAGGAGATCGAGGCCTATCTGGAGTTCGACCCCGATACCTTCCGCGGCAAGGTTGTGTACTGCAACTGCGACGACCCCTTCGAGAGCAACTTCTTCAAGTACTTCGCCGCCAACTTCAACAAGCTCGGCCTCAAAAGGCTCATCACCACCAGCTACGACGGCTCGCCCATCGCTGGCCAGCTCACCTTATTCCCGGAATATGACGAGGGCAATGGCAAGCGCCAGAAGCCCAAGGCGCTCGCCGTCATCCTCGACGATGTGAAAGACGAGGACGGCGACGGCGCTGCGAACGTGACCGACGTCGAGCTTTTCCTCAAGCGAAACAAGGCCGCCCGGATAGCCTTGAAAGGAAACGACAAGCACCCCGGCGGCGACTTCCGCAGCCTTGAGTGCGTGGCGCTCCTGAAAGAAGCGGACATCGTCGTTACCAACCCGCCCTTCTCTCTCTTTCGCGACTACGTCGCCCAGCTCGTAGAGTATGAGAAGCGGTTTCTGATCATTGGTAACGTACAAGCCATCACCTACAAGGAGATCTTCCCGCTCATCAAGGCGGACAAGATATGGATGGGTGTCACGATCCACAGCGGCGACCGCGAGTTCCGCGTTCCCGACCACTACCCGCTCAACGCGGCCGGCTGGCGGGTTGACGAGAACGGCGCTAAGTACATCCGCGTCAAGGGCGTTCGCTGGTGGACAAACCTGGATCATGGCCGCCGCCACGAGGAGCTACCGCTCATGACCATGGCGGACAACCTGCGGTTCAGCAAACACAAGGAGATCAAGGGCACGGCGGCCTATGACCGGTACGACAACTACGATGCCATCGAAGTGCCGTTTACCGACGCGATCCCGAGCGACTACGAAGGCGCCATGGGCGTCCCGATCACTTTTCTTGACAGGTACAACCCCGACCAGTTCGAGATACTCGGGATTACAAAGACATGGTATGGCGGCGCTTCCAAAACCTATCCCTTGCAGACGCAGATCGACAAAGACGGAAAGGAGTCGCTAGTGTCGAAGCTCAATGATGGCCCGGCGATGAAAGTGAGCGAGCAGCCGACCGGCCAGACCTACTACAGGGTAGGCACTGATAACTTCATCCAGTTATATGCGAGGATCCTCATCCGCCACCGCAGTAAGCCCACAATGGAAAAGACAGCATGAAGACCACGCTGAGAACCGACATCACCGTTGCCGAAATCTGCGATGGATTTGTGTACAATCAGTTAGAGGGTAAGGGCCTGTTCGGGCTGGGTGGAAAGCTCACCATCCAGCCGGAGTACCAACGCAACTATATCTATGCGGATGGCGGCGGCAAAAAGGAGCAGGCGGTCATCCACTCGCTGCTCAAGGGGTATCCGCTGGGGCTGATCTATTTCAATAAGGTCGGTCAGGACAGGTTCGAGGTTCTAGACGGCCAGCAACGGATCACCAGCATCGGACGGTTCGTCACGAACAAGTTCGCGATCATGGATAACGGCAATCCCAAGAACTTCGACAGCCTGCCCGTCGACCAACAGGCCAGGATTCGGGACTCGAGATTGCTGATCTACGAGTGCGAGGGCACGGAGAGTGAGATCAAGCAGTGGTTTGAGACGATCAACATTGCAGGCGTGCCGCTCAATGCCCAAGAGTTGCTGAACGCCATCTACTCCGGGCCGTTTGTGACGCTTGCCAAGGCCGAGTTCAGCAACAGCCAGAACGCGAATATCCAGAAGTGGAGCGCGTACGTCAAAGGCAGCGCCAACCGGCAGGAGTTCCTGGAGCGGGCGCTGGACTGGGTGAGCAAAGGCGATATCGGCGGCTATATGAGCGCCCACCGCCACGACAACAACATCAATGAGCTGAAGACCTACTTCAACAGCGTGATCGACTGGGTTTCAACGGTGTTTATCGACGTTCTCCCGGAAATGAAGGGTTTGGAGTGGGGCAGACTGTACGAGGAGTATCACGGCCAATCCTACGATCCGAAGAAGATGTCGGGCGAAGTGAAAAGGCTCACCGCCGATTCGTATGTGACGAGTCGCAAAGGCATCTTTGAGTATCTCTTGGGCGGTTCGGCAGACAAGAAGTTGTTGGCGGTTCGGGTGTTCGATGACAAGGTAAAGCAAGTTGCATACGCTCAGCAGACACAAGTAGCCCAGGCCAAGGGCGAGTCCAACTGCCCGCTTTGCGCGATTGGGCACGGCGCGAACCAGAGCAGGATTTATAAGTTCGAGGAAATGGACGCCGACCACGTTTCCGCATGGAGCAAGGGCGGCGAGAGTTCGGCGAAGAACTGCCAAATGCTCTGCATCACCCACAATCGGGCCAAAGGTAATCGATAATATGGGCGCTCTCCAGAGAGGCGGGAATTGAGTTCCGGATTCAACATGCGGCCAACCTTCTTTCGAACATCCGCCGAGTTTCGCGAGTGGCTCATGGAGTATCACGCCACAGAGGATGAGTTGCTGGTCGGCTATTACAAGAAAGACTCCGGCATGCCAGGCATGACGTGGCCTGAGTCGGTCGATCAAGCGCTCTGTTTCGGCTGGATTGATGGCATCCGCAAGAGTCTCGACGATCTCAGCTATTCCATCCGTTTCACGCCGCGCAGACCCGGCAGCATCTGGAGCAACGTCAATATCAAGCGCGCCCAAGTCATGATCGAGCAAGGGCAGATGCAGCCCGCTGGCCTGAAAGCCTTCGAAGCCAGGCGGGAAAACGAATCCGGTCTCTACTCGTACGAACAGCGAAGCGTCGATCTGGAAGAACCGTATCAGCAACTGCTGAAGAAGAACAAAGCGGCCTGGAATTACTTCCAGA
Protein-coding regions in this window:
- a CDS encoding DUF262 domain-containing protein gives rise to the protein MKTTLRTDITVAEICDGFVYNQLEGKGLFGLGGKLTIQPEYQRNYIYADGGGKKEQAVIHSLLKGYPLGLIYFNKVGQDRFEVLDGQQRITSIGRFVTNKFAIMDNGNPKNFDSLPVDQQARIRDSRLLIYECEGTESEIKQWFETINIAGVPLNAQELLNAIYSGPFVTLAKAEFSNSQNANIQKWSAYVKGSANRQEFLERALDWVSKGDIGGYMSAHRHDNNINELKTYFNSVIDWVSTVFIDVLPEMKGLEWGRLYEEYHGQSYDPKKMSGEVKRLTADSYVTSRKGIFEYLLGGSADKKLLAVRVFDDKVKQVAYAQQTQVAQAKGESNCPLCAIGHGANQSRIYKFEEMDADHVSAWSKGGESSAKNCQMLCITHNRAKGNR
- a CDS encoding YdeI/OmpD-associated family protein, whose translation is MRPTFFRTSAEFREWLMEYHATEDELLVGYYKKDSGMPGMTWPESVDQALCFGWIDGIRKSLDDLSYSIRFTPRRPGSIWSNVNIKRAQVMIEQGQMQPAGLKAFEARRENESGLYSYEQRSVDLEEPYQQLLKKNKAAWNYFQTQPASYRKAVYWWIMSAKKEETRLKRLEELTTLSAQGQRVPEFTPRKPAR
- a CDS encoding adenine-specific methyltransferase EcoRI family protein produces the protein MERKSLNQGLGAAKVAKQDEFYTQYVDIQKEIEAYLEFDPDTFRGKVVYCNCDDPFESNFFKYFAANFNKLGLKRLITTSYDGSPIAGQLTLFPEYDEGNGKRQKPKALAVILDDVKDEDGDGAANVTDVELFLKRNKAARIALKGNDKHPGGDFRSLECVALLKEADIVVTNPPFSLFRDYVAQLVEYEKRFLIIGNVQAITYKEIFPLIKADKIWMGVTIHSGDREFRVPDHYPLNAAGWRVDENGAKYIRVKGVRWWTNLDHGRRHEELPLMTMADNLRFSKHKEIKGTAAYDRYDNYDAIEVPFTDAIPSDYEGAMGVPITFLDRYNPDQFEILGITKTWYGGASKTYPLQTQIDKDGKESLVSKLNDGPAMKVSEQPTGQTYYRVGTDNFIQLYARILIRHRSKPTMEKTA